The genomic DNA TTGGAAAATATTGCGGACCTTTGGAATAAGGCCTTGTCGAATATTGAGAAAAAGATAAGCAAACCAAGTTTTGAAACGTGGCTGAAATCGACAAAAGCCCATTCCCTGCAAGGTGACACTCTTACGATCACAGCCCCAAATGAGTTTGCCCGGGATTGGCTGGAAGAACGATATTCCCAATTAATCTCCGGAATTCTCTATGAAATTACTGGGGAAGAGTTAAGAGTGAAGTTTATTATTCCGCAAAATCAAAGTGAAGAAGATGCTGATCTTAAAGTTCCTCCAAAAAAAACAAAAAAGGATGATGATCAGCCAGATTTTCCACAAAATATGCTAAATCCTAAATACACTTTTGACACATTTGTCATTGGTTCGGGAAACCGTTTCGCCCATGCAGCTTCGCTCGCAGTTGCAGAAGCTCCGGCAAAAGCTTATAACCCGTTATTTATATACGGTGGTGTAGGTCTTGGAAAAACACACTTAATGCATGCAATAGGCCATTATGTTTTAGAACATAATCCGTCCGCAAAGGTCGTTTATTTATCCTCCGAAAAATTCACGAACGAATTTATTAATTCAATTCGTGATAATAAGGCTGGCGATTTTCGCAATAAATATCGAAATGTGGATGTTCTTCTGATAGATGATATTCAATTTCTTGCCGGAAAAGAACAAACTCAAGAGGAATTTTTCCATACGTTTAATACTCTTCATGAGGAAAGCAAACAAATTGTTATTTCGAGTGACCGGCCGCCAAAAGAAATACCGACTCTTGAAGACAGATTGCGATCCCGTTTTGAATGGGGACTAATCACTGATATTACCCCTCCTGACCTAGAAACTAGGATTGCAATTTTGCGGAAAAAGGCGAAGGCAGAGGGATTAGATATCCCAAATGAAGTTATGCTTTATATAGCAAATCAAATTGATTCAAACATACGTGAACTTGAAGGGGCGCTAATTAGGGTTGTTGCCTATTCATCCCTCATAAACAAAGATATTAATGCCGACCTTGCAGCTGAGGCTTTGAAAGACATAATACCAAGCTCTAAACCAAAAGTGATTACTATTCATGATATTCAAAAAGCGGTGGGCGAGCATTTTAATGTCAAACTGGAAGATTTTAAAGCAAAGAAAAGAACGAAATCAGTTGCGTTTCCAAGACAAATTGCCATGTATTTATCAAGGGAACTGACCGATTTCTCCTTGCCGAAAATTGGAGAGGAATTTGGTGGAAGAGATCATACAACAGTCATCCATGCTCATGAAAAAATTTCAAAACTGCTTGAGACAGATGCAACGCTTCAAAAACAGATAAAAGAGATTCACGAAATGTTAAAAGTTTAATAATGTGTATAACTTTCATTAACTTACACACAGTCTATCCACATGTGGATAGACTGTGTTTCCTTTAATAATCGAAGTTATCCACATATAAACAAGTCCTACTATTACTTCTATTATTTTTTAAGAAAAATAATAATAAAAAAATAGTATAAAAATGCCGAAACGGAGGATTAACAAATGAAATTTATAATCCAACGCGATCGTCTTGTTCAAAGCGTGCAAGATGTTATGAAAGCAATTGCTTCAAGAACAACAATTCCTATTCTTACAGGAATTAAAATTGTGGCAACTGAAAAAGGAGTAACTCTTACAGGAAGCGATTCAGATATTTCTATTGAATCTTTTATTCCGAAAGAAGAAGATGGTAATGAACTTGTTGAAATTAAAGAGCCCGGAGCGATTGTTTTACAAGCTCGTTTTTTCAGTGAAATTGTTAAAAAATTGCCGACTGAAACTGTTGATATCGAAGTTCAAAACCATTTACAAACCGTTATTCGTTCCGGAAAATCTGAATTTAATTTACATGGGTTAGATGCAGAAGAATATCCACATCTTCCGCAAATTAAAGAAGAAAATGTGTTTAGGATTCCTACAGACCTATTAAAAATGATGATTCGG from Bacillus methanolicus MGA3 includes the following:
- the dnaA gene encoding chromosomal replication initiator protein DnaA codes for the protein MENIADLWNKALSNIEKKISKPSFETWLKSTKAHSLQGDTLTITAPNEFARDWLEERYSQLISGILYEITGEELRVKFIIPQNQSEEDADLKVPPKKTKKDDDQPDFPQNMLNPKYTFDTFVIGSGNRFAHAASLAVAEAPAKAYNPLFIYGGVGLGKTHLMHAIGHYVLEHNPSAKVVYLSSEKFTNEFINSIRDNKAGDFRNKYRNVDVLLIDDIQFLAGKEQTQEEFFHTFNTLHEESKQIVISSDRPPKEIPTLEDRLRSRFEWGLITDITPPDLETRIAILRKKAKAEGLDIPNEVMLYIANQIDSNIRELEGALIRVVAYSSLINKDINADLAAEALKDIIPSSKPKVITIHDIQKAVGEHFNVKLEDFKAKKRTKSVAFPRQIAMYLSRELTDFSLPKIGEEFGGRDHTTVIHAHEKISKLLETDATLQKQIKEIHEMLKV